From Musa acuminata AAA Group cultivar baxijiao chromosome BXJ3-8, Cavendish_Baxijiao_AAA, whole genome shotgun sequence, one genomic window encodes:
- the LOC103974846 gene encoding polyphenol oxidase, chloroplastic-like, producing MSLLLNSSFTGASSACLLQRERSRRRRLHVPGVTCRQGSNGDRSDAARQQQSPPLLDRRDMLLGLGGLYGVTAGPKVLAAPIMPPDLSKCYPATAPALDNKCCPPYDPGETISEYSFPATPLRVRRPAHIVKDDQEYMDKYKEAVRRMKNLPADHPWNYYQQANIHCQYCNYAYHQQNTDDVPIQVHFSWIFLPWHRYYLHFYERILGKLIDDDTFTIPFWNWDTKDGMTFPAIFQDAASPLYDPKRDQRHVKDGKILDLKYAYTENTASDSEIIRENLCFIQKTFKHSLSLAELFMGDPVRAGEKEIQEANGQMEVIHNAAHMWVGEPDGYKENMGDFSTAARDSVFFCHHCNVDRMWDIYRNLRGNRVEFEDNDWLDSTFLFHDENEQLVKVKMSDCLNPTKLRYTFEQVPLPWLGKINCQKTAETKSKATTELSLTRVNEFGTTAQALDASNPLRVIVARPKKNRKKKEKQEKVEVIQIKDIKVTTNETARFDVYVAVPYGDLAGPDYGEFAGSYVRLAHRMKGSDGTEEQGPKKKGKLKLGITPLLEDIDAEDADKLVVTLVLRTGSVTVGGVSINLLQTDSTAAI from the exons ATGTCCCTGCTGTTGAACTCTAGCTTCACCGGTGCTTCCTCTGCATGCCTCCTCCAACGGGAAAggtcccgccgccgccgcctccacgtCCCTGGCGTGACATGCCGCCAGGGCAGTAATGGTGACCGCAGCGATGCCGCCCGCCAGCAGCAGTCGCCGCCGCTGCTGGATCGGCGCGACATGCTGTTGGGTTTAGGAGGGCTTTACGGCGTGACCGCAGGACCCAAGGTTCTGGCGGCGCCGATAATGCCGCCGGATCTGTCCAAGTGCTACCCTGCCACCGCACCTGCCCTCGACAACAAATGCTGCCCGCCTTACGACCCCGGCGAGACGATCTCGGAGTACAGCTTCCCCGCTACGCCCCTCCGGGTGCGGCGGCCGGCCCATATCGTGAAGGACGATCAGGAGTATATGGACAAGTACAAGGAGGCAGTGAGGAGGATGAAGAATCTGCCGGCAGACCACCCTTGGAACTACTACCAGCAGGCGAACATCCACTGCCAGTATTGCAACTACGCCTACCACCAGCAAAATACCGACGACGTGCCCATCCAGGTCCACTTCAGCTGGATCTTCCTCCCATGGCACCGCTACTACCTCCACTTCTACGAAAGGATCCTCGGCAAGCTCATCGACGACGACACCTTCACCATCCCCTTCTGGAACTGGGACACCAAGGACGGCATGACGTTCCCCGCCATCTTCCAGGATGCGGCATCCCCGCTGTACGACCCGAAACGCGACCAACGCCACGTCAAGGACGGCAAGATCCTCGACCTCAAGTACGCCTACACCGAAAACACTGCATCCGACAGCGAGATCATACGGGAGAACCTCTGCTTCATACAGAAGACGTTCAAGCACAGCCTGTCGCTGGCGGAACTGTTCATGGGGGATCCCGTGCGCGCGGGGGAGAAGGAGATCCAGGAGGCTAATGGGCAGATGGAAGTCATCCACAATGCGGCGCACATGTGGGTCGGAGAGCCGGACGGATACAAGGAAAACATGGGggacttctccaccgccgcccgcgatTCTGTTTTCTTCTGCCACCATTGCAATGTCGACCGCATGTGGGACATCTACCGCAACCTCCGCGGCAACCGCGTCGAGTTCGAAGACAACGACTGGTTGGACAGCACCTTCCTCTTCCACGACGAGAACGAACAGCTCGTCAAAGTCAAG ATGAGCGACTGCCTCAACCCGACCAAGCTTCGGTACACGTTCGAGCAAGTTCCCCTCCCATGGCTGGGCAAAATCAATTGCCAGAAGACGGCAGAGACGAAGTCCAAGGCCACGACGGAGCTGTCGCTGACGCGCGTGAACGAATTCGGGACGACGGCCCAGGCACTCGACGCGAGCAACCCGCTGCGGGTGATCGTGGCAAGGCCGAAGAAGAACcgcaagaagaaggagaagcaagAGAAGGTGGAGGTGATTCAGATCAAGGATATTAAGGTGACCACCAACGAGACAGCTCGCTTCGACGTCTACGTCGCGGTTCCTTACGGTGACCTCGCCGGACCCGACTACGGCGAGTTCGCGGGCAGCTACGTGAGGCTGGCCCATAGGATGAAGGGAAGCGACGGGACCGAAGAGCAGGGCCCCAAGAAGAAGGGAAAGCTCAAGCTGGGTATTACGCCGCTGCTCGAGGACATCGATGCTGAGGACGCCGACAAGTTGGTGGTCACCCTGGTTCTCCGCACTGGGAGCGTTACCGTGGGCGGAGTTTCCATCAATCTCCTGCAGACAGATTCTACCGCCGCCATCTAA
- the LOC103974847 gene encoding polyphenol oxidase, chloroplastic, with the protein MSLLLNSSFTGASSACLLQRERSRRRRLHVPGVTCRQGSNGDRSDAARQQQSPLLLDRRDMLLGLGGLYGVTAGPKVLAAPIMPPDLSKCYPATAPALDNKCCPPYVPGETISEYSFPATPLRVRRPAHIVKDDQEYMDKYKEAVRRMKNLPADHPWNYYQQANIHCQYCNYAYHQQNADDVPIQVHFSWIFLPWHRYYLHFYERILGKLIDDDTFTIPFWNWDTKDGMTFPAIFQDAASPLYDPRRDQRHVKDGKILDLKYAITENESTASDSEIIRENLCFIQKTFKHSLSLAELFMGDPVRAGEKEIQEANGQLEVIHNAVHSWVGEPSGNYEDMGDFSTAARDSVFFCHHCNVDRMWDIYRNLRGNRVEFEDNDWLDSTFLFHDENEQLVKVKMRDCLNPTKLRYTFEQVPLPWLGKINCQKTAETKSKATTELSLNRVNEFGTTAQALDASNPLRVIVARPKKNRKKKEKQEKVEVIQIKDIKVTTNETARFDVYVAVPYGDLAGPDYGEFVGSYVRLAHRMKGSEGTEVQGPKKKGKLKLGITPLLEDIDAEDADKLVVTLVLRTGSVTVGGVSINLLQTDSTAAI; encoded by the exons ATGTCCCTGCTGTTGAACTCTAGCTTCACCGGTGCTTCCTCTGCATGCCTCCTCCAACGGGAAAggtcccgccgccgccgcctccacgtCCCTGGCGTGACATGCCGCCAGGGCAGTAATGGTGACCGCAGCGATGCCGCCCGCCAGCAGCAGTCGCCGCTGCTGCTGGATCGGCGCGACATGCTGTTGGGTTTAGGAGGGCTTTACGGCGTGACCGCAGGACCCAAGGTTCTGGCGGCGCCGATAATGCCGCCGGATCTGTCCAAGTGCTACCCTGCCACTGCACCTGCCCTCGACAACAAATGCTGCCCGCCTTACGTCCCCGGCGAGACGATCTCGGAGTACAGCTTCCCTGCTACGCCCCTCCGGGTGCGGCGGCCGGCCCATATCGTGAAGGACGATCAGGAGTATATGGACAAGTACAAGGAGGCAGTGAGGAGGATGAAGAATCTGCCGGCAGACCACCCTTGGAACTACTACCAGCAGGCGAACATCCACTGCCAGTATTGCAACTACGCCTACCACCAGCAAAATGCCGACGACGTGCCCATCCAGGTCCACTTCAGCTGGATCTTCCTCCCATGGCACCGCTACTACCTCCACTTCTACGAAAGGATCCTCGGCAAGCTCATCGACGACGACACCTTCACCATCCCCTTCTGGAACTGGGACACCAAGGACGGCATGACGTTCCCCGCCATCTTCCAGGATGCGGCATCCCCGCTGTACGACCCGAGACGCGACCAACGCCACGTCAAGGACGGCAAGATCCTCGACCTCAAGTACGCCATCACCGAAAATGAAAGCACTGCATCCGACAGCGAGATCATACGGGAGAACCTCTGCTTCATACAGAAGACGTTCAAGCACAGCCTGTCGCTGGCGGAGCTGTTCATGGGGGATCCCGTGCGCGCGGGGGAGAAGGAGATCCAGGAGGCTAACGGGCAGCTGGAAGTCATCCACAATGCGGTGCACAGTTGGGTCGGAGAGCCGAGCGGAAACTATGAAGACATGGGcgacttctccaccgccgcccgcgatTCTGTTTTCTTCTGCCACCATTGCAATGTCGACCGCATGTGGGACATCTACCGCAACCTCCGCGGCAACCGCGTCGAGTTCGAAGACAACGACTGGTTGGACAGCACCTTCCTCTTCCACGACGAGAACGAGCAGCTCGTCAAAGTCAAG ATGAGGGACTGCCTCAACCCGACCAAGCTTCGGTACACGTTCGAGCAAGTTCCCCTCCCATGGCTGGGCAAAATCAATTGCCAGAAGACGGCAGAGACGAAGTCCAAGGCCACGACGGAGCTGTCGCTGAATCGCGTGAACGAATTCGGGACGACGGCCCAGGCACTCGACGCGAGCAACCCGCTGCGGGTGATCGTGGCAAGGCCGAAGAAGAACcgcaagaagaaggagaagcaagAGAAGGTGGAGGTGATTCAGATCAAGGATATTAAGGTGACCACCAACGAGACAGCTCGCTTCGACGTCTACGTCGCGGTCCCTTACGGTGACCTCGCCGGACCCGACTACGGCGAGTTCGTGGGCAGCTACGTGAGGCTGGCGCATAGGATGAAGGGAAGCGAGGGGACCGAAGTGCAGGGCCCCAAGAAGAAGGGAAAGCTCAAGCTAGGTATTACGCCACTGCTCGAGGACATCGATGCTGAGGACGCCGACAAGTTGGTGGTCACCCTGGTTCTCCGCACCGGGAGCGTCACCGTGGGCGGAGTTTCCATCAATCTCCTGCAGACAGATTCTACCGCCGCCATCTAA
- the LOC135645346 gene encoding polyphenol oxidase, chloroplastic-like — MSLLLNSSLTGASSACLLHREKCRRRGRGHVHGVTCRQGGNDDRREAARQQRSRLLLDRRDMLLGGLGGLYGVTAGPKVLAEPIMPPDLSKCHDANAPALDNHCCPPYSGSETILEYDFPATPLRVRRPAHLVKDDQEYMDKYKEAVRRMKNLPADHPWNYYQQANIHCQYCNDAYYQQNTDDVPVQVHFSWIFLPWHRYYLHFYERILGKLIDDDTFTIPFWNWDTKDGMTFPAIFQDAASPLYDPKRDQRHVKDGAILDLKYAYTENTASDSEIIRENLCFIQKTFKHSLSLAELFMGDPVRAGEKEIQEANGQLEVIHNAAHMWVGEPDGYKENMGDFSTAARDSVFFCHHSNVDRMWDIYRNLRGNSVEFKDKDWLDSTFLFHDENEQLVKVKIQDCLNPTKLRYTFEQVPLPWLGNINCQKTAETKSKSTAELSLKRVGEFGTTPKALDASNPLRVIVARPKKNRKKKEKQEKVEVLQIKDIKVTTNETARFDVYVAVPYGDLAGPDYGEFVGSFVRLAHRKKGSDGTEEQGPKKKGKLKLGITALLEDIDAEDADKLVVTLVLRTGSVTVGGVSIKLLQTDTPAVI, encoded by the exons ATGTCTCTCCTGTTGAACTCTAGCCTCACCGGAGCTTCCTCTGCATGCCTCCTCCATCGAGAAAAGTGCCGCCGCCGCGGCCGCGGTCACGTCCACGGCGTGACATGCCGCCAGGGAGGTAATGATGACCGCAGAGAGGCCGCCCGGCAGCAGCGGTCCCGGTTGCTGCTGGATCGGCGCGACATGCTGTTGGGGGGGTTAGGAGGGCTTTACGGCGTGACCGCAGGGCCCAAAGTTCTGGCGGAGCCGATAATGCCGCCTGATCTGTCGAAGTGCCACGATGCCAACGCACCTGCCCTCGACAACCACTGCTGCCCGCCTTACAGCGGCAGCGAGACGATCTTGGAGTACGACTTCCCCGCTACGCCCCTCCGGGTGCGGCGACCGGCCCACCTCGTGAAGGATGATCAGGAGTATATGGACAAGTACAAGGAGGCCGTGAGGAGGATGAAGAACCTGCCGGCAGACCACCCTTGGAACTACTACCAGCAGGCGAACATCCACTGCCAGTATTGCAACGACGCCTACTACCAGCAAAATACCGACGACGTGCCCGTCCAGGTCCACTTCAGCTGGATCTTCCTCCCCTGGCACCGCTACTACCTCCACTTCTACGAGCGGATCCTCGGCAAGCTCATCGACGACGACACCTTCACCATCCCCTTCTGGAACTGGGACACCAAGGACGGCATGACGTTCCCCGCCATCTTCCAGGATGCGGCATCCCCGCTGTACGACCCGAAACGCGACCAACGTCACGTCAAGGACGGCGCGATCCTCGACCTCAAGTACGCCTACACCGAAAACACTGCATCCGACAGCGAGATCATACGGGAGAACCTCTGCTTCATACAAAAGACGTTCAAGCACAGCCTGTCGCTGGCGGAGCTGTTCATGGGGGATCCCGTGCGCGCGGGGGAGAAGGAGATCCAGGAGGCAAACGGGCAGCTGGAAGTCATCCACAATGCGGCGCACATGTGGGTCGGAGAGCCTGACGGATACAAGGAAAACATGGGcgacttctccaccgccgcccgcgatTCTGTTTTCTTCTGCCACCATTCCAATGTCGACCGCATGTGGGACATCTACCGCAACCTCCGCGGCAACAGCGTCGAATTCAAAGACAAAGACTGGTTGGACAGCACCTTCCTCTTCCATGACGAGAACGAGCAGCTCGTCAAAGTCAAG ATCCAGGACTGCCTTAACCCGACCAAGCTTCGGTACACGTTCGAGCAAGTTCCCCTCCCATGGCTGGGCAATATAAATTGCCAGAAGACGGCAGAGACGAAGTCCAAGTCCACGGCAGAGCTGTCGCTGAAGCGGGTGGGCGAATTCGGGACGACACCCAAAGCGCTCGACGCGAGCAACCCGCTGCGGGTGATCGTGGCAAGGCCGAAGAAGAACcgcaagaagaaggagaagcaagAGAAGGTGGAGGTGCTCCAGATCAAGGATATTAAGGTGACCACCAACGAGACAGCTCGCTTCGACGTCTACGTCGCCGTTCCTTACGGTGACCTCGCCGGACCCGACTACGGCGAGTTCGTGGGCAGCTTCGTGAGGCTGGCGCATAGGAAGAAGGGAAGCGACGGGACCGAAGAGCAGGGCCCCAAGAAGAAGGGAAAGCTCAAACTAGGTATTACTGCGCTGCTTGAAGACATCGATGCTGAGGACGCCGACAAGTTGGTGGTCACCCTGGTTCTCCGCACCGGGAGCGTCACTGTGGGTGGAGTTTCCATCAAACTCCTGCAGACAGATACTCCCGCCGTCATCTAA
- the LOC135646114 gene encoding polyphenol oxidase, chloroplastic-like, whose amino-acid sequence MALQLNSSFTGASSACLLHRERSRRLNVPVVTCRQGNNDDRSDAARQQKSPSLLDRRDMLLGLGGLYGLTAGPKVLAKPIMPPDLSKCHDAKAPALDNHCCPPYNPSETISEYGFPATPLRVRRPAHLVKDDQEYLDKYKEAVRRMKNLPADHPWNYYQQANVHCQYCNYAYYQQNTDDVPVQVHFSWIFLPWHRYYLHFYERILGKLIDDDTFTIPFWNWDTKDGMTFPAIFHEESSPLSDTKRDQRHVKDGKIVDLKYAYTENPASNSEIIRENLCFIQKTFKHSLSLAELFMGDPVRAGEKEIQQANGQLEAIHNAVHMWVGEPCGYKENMGDFSTAARDSVFFSHHSNVDRLWEIYRNLRGNRIEFEDNDWLDSTFLFYDENEKLVKVKMGDCLNPTKLRYTFEQVPLPWLGKINCQKTTETKSKSTTEMSLTRVGEFGTTPKALDASNPLRVIVARPKKNRKKKEKQEKVEVLQINDIKVTTNETARFDVYVTVPYGDLAGPDYGEFVGSYVRLAHRMKGSEGTEVQGPKKKGKLKLGITPLLEDIDAEDADKLVVTLVLRTGSVTVGGVSINLLQTDSTAAI is encoded by the exons ATGGCTCTCCAGTTGAACTCTAGCTTCACCGGAGCTTCCTCTGCATGCCTCCTCCATCGGGAAAGGTCCCGCCGCCTCAACGTCCCTGTCGTGACATGCCGCCAGGGGAATAATGATGATCGCAGCGATGCCGCTCGCCAGCAGAAATCCCCGTCACTACTGGATCGGCGCGACATGCTGCTGGGGTTAGGAGGGCTTTATGGCTTGACCGCAGGACCCAAAGTTCTGGCGAAGCCGATAATGCCGCCTGATCTGTCCAAGTGCCACGATGCCAAGGCACCTGCCCTCGACAACCACTGCTGCCCGCCTTACAACCCCAGCGAGACGATCTCGGAGTACGGCTTCCCCGCTACGCCCCTCCGGGTGCGGCGGCCGGCCCACCTCGTGAAGGACGATCAGGAGTATTTGGACAAGTACAAGGAGGCCGTGAGGAGGATGAAGAATCTGCCGGCAGACCACCCTTGGAACTACTACCAGCAGGCGAACGTCCACTGCCAGTACTGCAACTACGCCTACTACCAGCAAAATACCGACGACGTGCCCGTCCAGGTCCACTTCAGCTGGATCTTCCTCCCCTGGCACCGCTACTACCTCCACTTCTACGAGCGGATCCTCGGCAAGCTCATCGACGACGACACCTTCACCATCCCCTTCTGGAACTGGGACACCAAGGACGGCATGACGTTCCCCGCCATCTTCCACGAAGAGTCATCCCCGCTGTCTGACACGAAACGCGACCAACGCCACGTCAAGGACGGCAAGATCGTCGACCTCAAGTACGCCTACACCGAAAACCCTGCCTCCAACAGCGAGATCATTCGAGAGAACCTCTGCTTCATACAGAAGACGTTCAAGCACAGCCTGTCGCTGGCGGAGCTGTTCATGGGGGATCCCGTGCGCGCGGGGGAGAAGGAGATCCAGCAGGCTAACGGGCAGCTGGAAGCCATCCACAATGCGGTGCACATGTGGGTCGGAGAGCCGTGCGGATACAAGGAAAACATGGGCGACTTCTCTACCGCCGCCCGCGATTCTGTTTTCTTCAGCCACCACTCCAATGTCGACCGCTTGTGGGAAATCTACCGGAACCTCCGCGGTAACCGCATTGAGTTCGAAGACAACGACTGGTTGGACAGCACCTTCCTCTTCTACGACGAGAACGAGAAGCTCGTCAAAGTCAAG ATGGGGGACTGCCTCAACCCGACCAAGCTTCGGTACACGTTCGAGCAAGTTCCTCTCCCATGGCTGGGCAAAATTAATTGCCAGAAGACGACAGAGACGAAGTCCAAGTCCACGACAGAGATGTCGCTGACGCGCGTGGGAGAATTCGGGACGACGCCCAAGGCGCTCGACGCGAGCAACCCGCTGCGGGTGATCGTGGCAAGGCCGAAAAAGAACcgcaagaagaaggagaagcaagAGAAGGTGGAGGTGCTTCAGATCAATGATATTAAGGTGACCACCAACGAGACAGCTCGCTTCGACGTCTACGTCACGGTTCCTTACGGTGACCTCGCCGGCCCGGACTACGGCGAGTTCGTGGGCAGCTACGTGAGGCTGGCGCATAGGATGAAGGGAAGCGAGGGGACCGAAGTGCAGGGCCCCAAGAAGAAGGGAAAGCTCAAGCTAGGTATTACGCCACTGCTCGAGGACATCGATGCTGAGGACGCCGACAAGTTGGTGGTCACCCTGGTTCTCCGCACCGGGAGCGTCACCGTGGGCGGAGTTTCCATCAATCTCCTGCAGACAGATTCTACCGCCGCCATCTAA
- the LOC135646115 gene encoding protein HEAT STRESS TOLERANT DWD 1-like, with the protein MVRSLKNPKKAKRKNKGSKKSESSSVPSAPAKVWQPGVDQLEEGEELQFDPSTYNYLRAFSIGWPCLSFDIVHDSLGLVRSEFPHTFYGVAGTQAEQASWNYLGIFKLSNISGKKRELVPVSTADNDVDMDSESSSDEDDDDEDDKSSQPVLHLHKVAHQGCVNRIRSMIQRPHICATWADTGHVQVWDISTLLNALAESVSDTTVGGNSIHRLSPIVKFGGHKDEGYAIDWSPIVPGRLVSGDCNSSIHLWEPSAETWNVDSSPFVGHAASVEDLQWSPTEADVFASCSVDGTIAIWDTRLGKSPALSVKAHNTDVNVISWNRLASCMIASGSDDGTFSIRDLRLIKGDSLVAHFEYHKQPITSIEWSPHEASTLAVASADNQLTIWDLSLEKDEEEEAEFKAKMKEQVNVAQDLPPQLLFVHQGQKDLKELHWHTQIPGMVTSTAADGFNILMPANIDTTLPSTDA; encoded by the exons ATGGTGAGGAGTCTCAAGAATCCCAAGAAGGCTAAAAGAAAGAATAAG GGATCGAAGAAGAGCGAGTCTTCCTCGGTGCCCTCCGCACCGGCTAAG GTATGGCAACCCGGTGTAGATCAgttagaagagggtgaagagcTGCAGTTTGATCCTTCGACATACAATTACCTACGTGCATTTAGTATTGGATGGCCCTGTTTGAG TTTTGACATAGTGCATGATTCTTTGGGATTGGTTCGGTCAGAGTTTCCACACACATTTTATGGTGTTGCCGGAACCCAG GCCGAACAAGCATCCTGGAATTATCTTGGaatttttaagctctcaaatatatCTGGGAAGAAGCGTGAACTAGTCCCTGTTTCGACCGCTGACAATGATGTTGACATGGATAGTGAGAGCAGCAGCGATGAAgacgatgatgatgaagatgataaATCTTCACAACCTGTTCTACAT TTGCATAAAGTGGCTCATCAAGGATGTGTAAATCGCATACGCTCCATGATTCAAAGACCTCATATATGTGCTACATGGGCTGATACTGGTCATGTCCAG GTTTGGGACATAAGCACACTTTTGAATGCTTTAGCAGAATCTGTTTCAGACACAACCGTTGGAGGAAATAGCATACATCGACTCTCTCCCATTGTAAAGTTTGGTGGTCACAAAGATGAAGGCTATGCTATTGATTGGAGTCCTATTGTTCCTGGAAGGCTTGTCTCTG GTGATTGCAATAGTTCTATTCACTTGTGGGAACCTTCTGCTGAAACATGGAATGTGGATTCAAGTCCCTTTGTTGGACATGCTGCTAGCGTGGAAGATTTACAA TGGAGTCCAACAGAAGCTGATGTTTTTGCTTCATGTTCGGTGGATGGAACTATAGCAATATGGGATACCAGACTGGGAAAGTCGCCAGCACTTTCTGTAAAGGCACACAACACTGATGTCAATGTTATCTCATGGAATCG aCTAGCAAGCTGTATGATTGCTTCCGGAAGCGATGATGGTACCTTTTCTATTCGTGATCTTAGACTGATTAAG GGTGACTCATTAGTGGCTCACTTTGAGTATCACAAACAACCCATCACATCCATTGAGTGGAGCCCACATGAAGCATCTACTTTAGCTGTTGCATCTGCAGATAATCAGTTGAC GATATGGGACCTTTCATTAGAAAAGGATGAAGAGGAGGAGGCAGAATTTAAAGCTAAGATGAAAGAGCAAGTGAATGTGGCCCAAGACTTACCACCACAACTGCTTTTTGTTCATCAG GGTCAAAAGGATTTGAAGGAATTGCATTGGCACACACAGATTCCCGGAATGGTCACATCGACAGCAGCTGATGGCTTCAACATTTTGATGCCTGCAAATATTGACACTACTCTTCCTTCGACTGATGCCTAA